In Ruminococcus sp. HUN007, a genomic segment contains:
- a CDS encoding ABC transporter ATP-binding protein yields MISMIKRILDVSGKYKGRIYGAFVLSFLKGMLMKSPAIATFMIVSAFIDGELTKKAGVYAAIALVLSVAVQAVFQNIADRLQSAAGYMIFSDMRMKLGEHLRHLPMGFFTEGNIGRISSVLSTDMVFIEENCMMVLADVMSYLFSQIIMILFMFFFDWRLGLASLAVTVCMIILGRGMVKKDLSHSKERQDASETQTKAVLDFTEGIGIIKTYNLLGEKSKELTDSFENNCKVNLGFEEAHAPWSRGVNMIYGAGTVLLLIVSTCLYFKGAMPLNYYIGMLLFLFDLFVPIKAFYSEAARLTVMSACLDRIEALFAEKQLDDNGTQTLTDRDAPEIEYKNVTFAYDQKDVLKDVSFKADKGTMTALVGPSGGGKIYYCKLAYTILGC; encoded by the coding sequence ATGATCAGTATGATAAAGCGTATCCTTGATGTTTCGGGTAAATATAAGGGAAGAATATACGGAGCGTTTGTCCTGTCATTTCTTAAAGGCATGCTGATGAAGTCTCCTGCAATTGCAACATTTATGATCGTATCGGCTTTCATCGACGGCGAACTCACGAAGAAGGCTGGCGTTTATGCTGCTATTGCGCTTGTACTCAGTGTTGCAGTACAGGCAGTTTTTCAGAATATAGCTGACAGACTGCAAAGTGCTGCCGGTTACATGATATTTTCTGATATGCGTATGAAACTCGGTGAACATCTCCGACACCTTCCGATGGGATTTTTCACAGAAGGAAATATCGGACGAATCAGCTCGGTACTGTCTACAGATATGGTCTTCATCGAAGAAAACTGCATGATGGTGCTTGCAGATGTAATGAGCTACCTGTTCTCACAGATCATTATGATACTGTTTATGTTTTTCTTTGACTGGAGACTTGGCCTTGCTTCACTTGCTGTTACTGTTTGCATGATAATACTTGGCAGAGGTATGGTGAAAAAAGATCTTTCTCATTCAAAGGAAAGACAGGATGCCTCTGAAACACAGACTAAAGCGGTACTTGATTTTACAGAAGGCATCGGTATTATCAAGACCTATAATCTGCTCGGTGAAAAATCAAAGGAACTGACAGACAGCTTTGAAAACAACTGCAAAGTCAATCTTGGCTTTGAAGAGGCACATGCACCATGGTCACGTGGTGTGAATATGATCTACGGCGCCGGTACTGTACTTCTTCTCATAGTTTCGACATGCCTGTATTTTAAAGGTGCTATGCCGCTTAATTACTACATCGGTATGCTCCTTTTCCTTTTCGACCTGTTTGTACCGATCAAGGCTTTCTATTCTGAGGCGGCGAGACTTACAGTAATGAGTGCCTGCCTTGACAGAATAGAAGCGCTTTTTGCCGAAAAACAGCTTGATGACAACGGTACACAGACTCTTACAGACAGAGATGCACCTGAAATTGAATATAAAAATGTAACATTTGCCTACGATCAGAAAGATGTTCTCAAAGACGTTTCCTTCAAAGCTGATAAGGGCACAATGACTGCACTGGTCGGCCCTTCA
- a CDS encoding TetR/AcrR family transcriptional regulator — protein sequence MSVPDRSIDPRLLASAEAEFLNKGFVKSDLKTICENAGITTGAVYKRYKGKEDLFCALVDEIAERLEVFIEERSNIDFSKLLDKEIYDTWQMTYDSMLPLFSLLYKYRNTFTMLIDKAAGTKYENFNHDFVIKMSYAYEQYYSESKKRGLAQAEVTRDEFHVLLSSFWTCICEPFVHDMSWEQIEEHCRIICRFFNWKEVIILRKGDVNFV from the coding sequence ATGTCAGTACCCGACAGAAGTATTGACCCGCGTCTGCTTGCCAGTGCAGAAGCAGAGTTTCTTAATAAGGGATTCGTAAAGTCGGATCTGAAAACGATCTGTGAGAATGCCGGTATTACGACTGGTGCAGTCTACAAACGCTACAAAGGCAAAGAGGACTTGTTCTGTGCGCTTGTTGACGAAATAGCAGAGCGGCTTGAAGTATTTATTGAGGAACGATCGAATATCGACTTTTCCAAACTTTTGGATAAGGAGATATACGATACATGGCAGATGACCTATGATTCGATGTTACCACTGTTCAGTTTGCTGTATAAGTATCGTAATACGTTCACCATGCTGATCGATAAGGCGGCAGGGACAAAGTATGAGAATTTCAATCATGATTTTGTAATCAAAATGAGCTATGCCTATGAACAGTACTACTCAGAATCAAAAAAACGCGGCTTAGCGCAGGCAGAGGTAACACGTGATGAGTTCCATGTACTGCTTTCTTCTTTCTGGACTTGTATCTGTGAGCCATTCGTTCACGATATGTCCTGGGAGCAGATTGAGGAGCACTGCCGTATTATCTGTCGGTTTTTCAACTGGAAAGAGGTCATTATTTTAAGGAAAGGCGATGTAAACTTTGTTTAA
- a CDS encoding FtsX-like permease family protein, protein MEKNSISFGKRPRDPMVKRVWKDIWRDRRRYIMIFLMLVTVIGFVSGMYVANNSMLTTLDENVTIMKREHGHFRLSDKADEETIKAIESGEKADVVSVFRERAYDEAEDEVIDAVEDAVAEEVEKQVKAAILEQVSAAVTGQLAQAEQAGMKYSDEEKQAAIDKAYDSALSENFDKAYEEALKTAKESEDYDKALDEAFEKAHKEIDDKIDEKYSELSERYELDEEFDPVPVTVYELFYKDVDEIHKNTGTNDSKIRVYPERNDIDLYDILDGHAPENDKEILIDRMHADNAGIKTGDTIYAGKTKFEVCGLAAFVDYSTLYESNTDSMFDALTFNVGMTTDEGFARIRSNTSSNYAFTYNNAPADEYEEKELSDHFLKVLLTQVAASENEDLEIKDFVPAYANNAMNFAKNDLGSDKAMAGVLLYILTAVFAFIFAVTISTTLDQESSVIGTLRASGYTKGELLRYYMSAPLLVVAFAAIAGNALGYSFFKDTVIGMYNNSYSLPKYRTIWTPEAFIRTTVIPLVLMLVINLVVITKTLRLSPLRFLRHDLKQNKKKKTMRLPRWNFLSRFRMRVFLQNIPNYLMLFVGITFVMLLLSMVVGLPETLSYYQNNIEDGMFAKEQIILSTTEDEDGDTITTAAKDAEIFSVYSLERKSDTYNEEISVYGVAENSKYINLDSKYEKNADDDEVYVSKAYADKYGVQAGDTIVLSEKYEHKDYTFRVYDIYDYTAALTVFMSNDRFNHEFDKDEGSFTGYLSNNPVNDIDEEYIVKKITVDDMLKIARQLDHSMGAYMVYFQYVCVIIAAIILYLLTKIIIEKNERAISMTKILGYSNGEIASLYIIPTALMVFFSEFIAIYLGFVLMKFAWQLMLMSMSGWFDFVMPASGFVKEFVLVFAAYLIITIIDYIRIRKIPKVLALKNAE, encoded by the coding sequence ATGGAAAAGAACAGTATTTCATTCGGAAAGCGTCCGCGTGATCCGATGGTAAAGCGTGTCTGGAAGGACATTTGGCGTGATCGAAGACGTTATATAATGATTTTTCTTATGCTGGTAACGGTCATAGGATTTGTTTCCGGTATGTATGTCGCCAATAACAGTATGCTTACCACGCTTGATGAAAATGTTACGATCATGAAGCGTGAGCACGGACATTTCCGCCTTTCGGACAAAGCGGATGAGGAAACGATCAAAGCTATAGAATCAGGTGAGAAAGCTGATGTTGTATCAGTATTCCGTGAACGTGCCTATGATGAGGCAGAGGATGAAGTTATTGACGCCGTTGAAGATGCTGTAGCGGAAGAAGTAGAAAAGCAGGTAAAGGCAGCTATACTTGAACAGGTTTCTGCAGCTGTTACCGGTCAGCTTGCACAGGCTGAGCAAGCTGGTATGAAATATTCCGACGAGGAAAAACAGGCTGCTATCGACAAGGCTTATGACAGTGCTTTAAGCGAAAACTTTGACAAGGCATATGAAGAGGCACTGAAAACTGCAAAAGAGTCTGAAGATTACGACAAGGCTCTGGACGAAGCTTTTGAAAAAGCACACAAGGAAATAGATGATAAGATAGATGAAAAATATTCTGAACTTTCAGAAAGATATGAACTGGATGAAGAATTTGATCCTGTTCCGGTCACAGTTTATGAGCTTTTCTATAAGGATGTAGATGAAATACATAAGAATACTGGCACGAATGATTCAAAGATAAGAGTTTATCCTGAAAGAAATGACATCGATCTGTATGACATACTTGATGGTCATGCTCCTGAAAATGATAAAGAGATACTTATCGACCGTATGCACGCAGACAATGCCGGAATAAAAACCGGCGACACTATTTATGCAGGAAAAACGAAGTTTGAAGTGTGCGGACTTGCTGCTTTCGTTGATTATTCGACATTATACGAGAGTAACACTGATTCCATGTTTGATGCACTTACTTTCAATGTGGGTATGACCACAGACGAAGGTTTTGCCAGAATCAGAAGCAATACAAGTTCAAATTATGCATTTACTTACAATAACGCTCCGGCGGATGAATATGAGGAAAAAGAACTTTCAGACCATTTTCTTAAGGTACTTTTAACTCAGGTGGCGGCTTCAGAAAATGAAGATCTTGAAATAAAGGATTTTGTTCCTGCCTATGCAAACAATGCAATGAATTTTGCCAAAAACGACCTTGGATCAGACAAGGCGATGGCAGGAGTGCTTCTTTACATTCTTACAGCAGTATTTGCATTCATTTTTGCAGTAACTATAAGTACAACCCTTGACCAGGAATCATCGGTTATCGGTACACTCAGAGCTTCCGGTTATACCAAAGGAGAACTGTTACGCTATTACATGAGTGCTCCGCTGCTTGTAGTTGCTTTCGCTGCGATCGCAGGCAATGCACTTGGCTATTCATTTTTCAAGGATACTGTTATAGGAATGTACAATAACAGTTATAGTCTGCCGAAGTACAGAACCATCTGGACTCCTGAAGCATTTATTCGTACAACAGTTATTCCTCTGGTTCTCATGCTTGTGATAAATCTTGTTGTAATTACAAAAACTCTGCGTCTGTCACCTTTGCGCTTCTTACGACATGATCTTAAGCAGAACAAAAAGAAGAAGACCATGAGACTTCCGAGATGGAACTTCCTCTCACGTTTCCGAATGCGTGTATTCCTTCAGAACATTCCGAACTATCTGATGCTTTTTGTAGGAATCACATTCGTTATGCTGCTGCTTTCCATGGTCGTTGGCTTACCGGAAACTCTTTCATATTATCAGAATAATATTGAAGACGGTATGTTTGCCAAAGAACAGATCATTTTAAGTACTACTGAGGATGAAGACGGAGACACTATTACAACTGCCGCTAAGGATGCCGAGATCTTTTCCGTTTATTCGCTGGAAAGAAAATCTGATACATACAACGAAGAAATTTCAGTTTACGGTGTTGCAGAAAACAGTAAATATATAAATCTTGACAGTAAATATGAAAAGAATGCAGACGATGATGAGGTCTATGTTTCGAAAGCTTATGCTGACAAGTACGGAGTACAAGCCGGGGACACTATTGTTCTTTCTGAAAAGTATGAGCATAAGGACTACACATTCAGAGTATACGATATTTACGATTATACTGCTGCTTTAACAGTGTTTATGAGCAACGACAGATTCAACCATGAGTTCGATAAGGACGAAGGAAGCTTTACCGGATATTTAAGCAATAACCCGGTTAATGACATCGATGAGGAATACATTGTTAAAAAGATCACTGTGGACGATATGCTTAAGATCGCCCGTCAGCTGGATCACTCTATGGGTGCCTACATGGTTTACTTCCAGTATGTTTGCGTTATCATTGCTGCGATCATCCTTTATCTTCTTACAAAGATCATCATTGAAAAAAACGAACGAGCTATTTCGATGACTAAGATCCTTGGCTACAGCAACGGTGAGATTGCGTCGCTCTATATTATACCGACTGCGTTAATGGTATTCTTCTCGGAATTCATTGCAATATACCTTGGTTTCGTCCTTATGAAATTTGCATGGCAGCTAATGTTAATGAGTATGAGCGGGTGGTTCGACTTCGTAATGCCGGCATCAGGATTCGTCAAGGAATTTGTTCTTGTATTTGCAGCTTATCTTATAATCACGATTATCGACTACATTCGTATTCGTAAGATACCGAAAGTTCTTGCACTTAAGAACGCTGAATAA
- a CDS encoding ABC transporter ATP-binding protein, translating to MSEQEKKFLEVRGLKKSFGEGETRQEVLKGLDFTVGKGEFCVLLGPSGSGKSTLLNILGGIDNADSGDIIINGDKLEEMNEKNLTLYRRKHLGYVFQMYNLIPNLNVKENIETGAYLSDKPLDIDELLKILGLYDHRYKLPNQLSGGQQQRVSIGRAIIKNPDILLCDEPTGALDYKTSKEILKLIEEVNQKYGNTIIMVTHNEAIKNMADHVIKFRDGKIRHDIINTEKITAEELDW from the coding sequence ATGAGTGAACAGGAGAAAAAATTCCTCGAAGTACGCGGACTCAAAAAGAGTTTCGGCGAAGGAGAAACAAGACAGGAAGTACTGAAAGGTCTTGATTTTACAGTTGGAAAGGGAGAATTCTGTGTTCTTCTCGGCCCGTCAGGTTCCGGTAAGTCCACGCTGCTTAATATTCTCGGAGGAATAGATAACGCAGATTCAGGCGATATCATTATCAATGGTGATAAGCTTGAGGAAATGAACGAAAAGAATCTGACTCTGTACAGAAGAAAGCATCTGGGATACGTATTTCAGATGTACAATCTTATACCAAACCTCAATGTTAAGGAAAATATAGAAACAGGTGCATATCTTTCTGACAAGCCGCTTGATATTGATGAGCTTTTAAAGATTCTTGGTCTTTACGATCATCGTTATAAACTTCCGAATCAGCTTTCCGGCGGTCAGCAGCAGAGAGTTTCCATAGGACGTGCGATAATCAAAAATCCAGATATACTTCTTTGTGATGAACCGACAGGTGCGCTTGATTACAAGACTTCCAAGGAGATTCTTAAACTCATTGAAGAAGTAAACCAGAAGTATGGAAATACAATAATAATGGTTACTCACAACGAAGCTATAAAGAATATGGCTGACCATGTGATCAAGTTCCGTGACGGTAAGATAAGGCATGACATAATCAATACTGAAAAGATCACTGCCGAAGAGCTCGACTGGTAA
- the metK gene encoding methionine adenosyltransferase translates to MKKFFTSESVTEGHPDKICDQISDAVLDAILEKDPAARVACETTAATGMIMCMGEITTSAYVDIPSIVRNVVTDIGYDRAKYGFDGNTCAVITSINEQSADIALGVNKALESKDGSENDADAIGAGDQGMMFGFACNETRELMPLPISLAHRLALKLTEVRKNGTLNYLRPDGKSQVTVEYDDGKPVRVDTVVISTQHSEDVSLEEIRKDIMEYVIKTVIPSEFLDDNTKYFINPTGRFVTGGPMGDCGLTGRKIIVDTYGGYSRHGGGAFSGKDPTKVDRSAAYAARYVAKNVVAAGLADKCEVQLAYAIGVASPVSVLVDTFGTGKTDDDKIAEAVNKVFDLRPASIIEKLDLRKPQYRKLAAYGHMGREDLGAAWEKTDKTEELKKALGF, encoded by the coding sequence GTGAAGAAATTTTTTACTTCAGAATCAGTAACAGAAGGACATCCGGACAAGATCTGCGATCAGATATCGGATGCTGTTCTTGATGCAATACTTGAGAAAGACCCGGCTGCCAGAGTAGCGTGCGAAACAACTGCTGCGACTGGTATGATCATGTGTATGGGTGAGATAACAACCAGTGCATATGTCGATATTCCGAGTATAGTAAGGAATGTGGTCACTGATATTGGCTACGACAGAGCAAAATATGGTTTTGACGGTAACACATGCGCAGTTATAACTTCGATCAATGAACAGAGTGCTGATATAGCTCTTGGTGTTAACAAGGCTCTTGAATCGAAGGACGGCAGTGAGAATGATGCTGATGCGATCGGTGCAGGTGACCAGGGCATGATGTTTGGTTTTGCGTGCAACGAAACCAGGGAACTTATGCCTCTTCCGATCTCTCTTGCTCACAGGCTTGCTCTTAAACTTACGGAAGTAAGGAAGAACGGTACGCTTAATTATCTGCGACCGGACGGAAAATCACAGGTAACAGTTGAGTATGATGACGGAAAGCCGGTAAGAGTTGATACGGTGGTTATTTCTACTCAGCATTCAGAAGACGTAAGCCTTGAAGAGATCAGAAAGGATATTATGGAATATGTTATTAAAACAGTTATTCCATCTGAATTTCTTGATGATAATACAAAGTACTTTATCAACCCGACAGGAAGATTTGTAACAGGCGGTCCTATGGGCGACTGTGGCCTTACAGGACGTAAGATTATTGTTGACACATACGGCGGATATTCAAGACACGGCGGCGGAGCTTTTTCAGGAAAGGATCCGACGAAGGTAGACCGTTCAGCAGCTTATGCAGCACGTTACGTTGCAAAGAACGTAGTTGCTGCCGGACTTGCTGACAAGTGTGAAGTTCAGCTTGCGTATGCTATCGGTGTTGCAAGTCCTGTATCTGTTCTTGTAGATACATTTGGAACAGGTAAGACTGATGATGACAAAATAGCAGAAGCTGTAAATAAGGTTTTTGATCTCAGACCTGCATCAATTATAGAAAAACTTGATCTGAGAAAACCTCAGTACAGAAAACTCGCGGCATATGGTCATATGGGACGTGAAGATCTTGGCGCAGCGTGGGAAAAGACAGATAAGACTGAAGAACTGAAAAAAGCTTTAGGTTTCTGA
- a CDS encoding serine acetyltransferase: MNAIEESISGIVNSFLADDEERRKTDDSKIFNHPDKDVIVEILTDLRKIIFPGYFRNRSIKVYTLRNNLSMLLEDVIYKLTKQISIVLGEEDNRSEEAEKLSLEFVGKLGKIREYIKTDVQAAYDGDPAAFSEDEIIYSYPGLFAVLVNRIAHELYLLGVPVIPRMMTEYAHSQTGIDIHPGASIGKYFFIDHGTGIVIGETTEIGDYVKIYQGVTLGALSTRGGQLLKSKKRHPTIEDNVTIYSGASILGGDTVIGKNVVIGGNAFITHSVSDGAKVSVKNQELRYKFDSANSVEKVESENDNEWFYII; this comes from the coding sequence TTGAACGCAATTGAAGAAAGCATTAGCGGGATCGTAAACAGTTTTCTTGCTGATGATGAAGAGAGAAGAAAAACTGACGATTCTAAAATATTCAATCATCCGGACAAGGATGTTATAGTTGAGATACTTACAGATCTCAGAAAAATAATTTTTCCAGGATATTTCAGAAACAGATCCATCAAGGTGTATACTCTCAGAAACAATCTTTCAATGCTTCTCGAGGATGTAATTTACAAGCTTACAAAGCAGATATCAATTGTTCTTGGCGAAGAGGATAACAGATCAGAAGAAGCCGAGAAGTTATCTCTTGAATTTGTAGGAAAACTCGGTAAGATCAGAGAGTATATAAAAACTGATGTACAGGCAGCTTACGACGGTGATCCGGCTGCTTTCAGCGAGGATGAGATCATCTATTCATACCCGGGACTGTTTGCAGTACTTGTCAACAGGATAGCGCACGAGCTGTATCTGCTTGGAGTTCCTGTAATTCCGCGTATGATGACTGAATATGCTCACAGCCAGACTGGAATCGATATACATCCGGGTGCTTCAATAGGAAAGTATTTCTTTATCGATCACGGAACAGGTATAGTGATCGGTGAAACGACAGAGATAGGGGACTATGTCAAGATCTATCAGGGTGTAACGCTTGGTGCGCTTTCGACAAGAGGCGGTCAGCTTCTTAAAAGCAAAAAACGGCATCCGACCATCGAAGACAATGTTACGATATATTCAGGAGCTTCTATCCTTGGCGGTGATACTGTTATAGGAAAAAATGTAGTAATAGGAGGAAATGCTTTTATTACTCACTCTGTATCTGACGGCGCAAAAGTCAGCGTGAAAAATCAGGAACTCAGATATAAATTTGATTCGGCTAATTCAGTTGAGAAAGTTGAATCGGAAAATGACAATGAGTGGTTCTATATTATATAA
- a CDS encoding non-ribosomal peptide synthetase: MYSDSLALRLKNRAIETPDEVAYIYLDENDSEKFTFKQIYEAASKYAGFLKNRGVGKNDKCILAFRQNIEVVYAFFGCTMLGASAVPLDFPYKDADFEKTGRIISRCKAKCILTNDTESENLKMISEKMYDSIPVYSFSMSSGSVPVNEVVFGDAALLQFTSGSTSEPKGVVVTNESLSANMREIESKMHFVRSDKWVSWLPYHHDMGLIAGLLTSVYSNITNIFMSPLIFKKDPMKWFRAISEFGGTHTVAPNFAFELLCTLLKKNLDAGNPDKISLASMKSMLSGSEPVRFSTFITFLDLAKKFGMRDDIIRTGYGLAEATLVLTVNDIDDPIGWVKADKEALSRNIVKIEESGRLCGSIAVEDENDSSYTYLIGNGVPIENNQVFITDSDGEILPELRIGEICAAGPTLAEGYWDSEEATEAVYKKDRNGRRVLHTGDAGFWGEDGELYVTGRFKDLIVIHGANYYPADIEEVASGSDSALSYAACAFSASDSEENSLVIIQEIKNENITSEKVKAAAENIRKAVLSTFSLPVKSVVIVKENSIPRTQSDKIQHKKTKELYLSDGLEKVVYVLEPKESGSLSDAVIRSEDDLKKIIISEVAEATGVPQDKTDADMPFMQMGINSEMSVSIVEKFNTIPNVKLDIADIFNHNTVNSFASYLYSKFIAKKDNDKDLDALDEDELAELLAAELD; encoded by the coding sequence ATGTATTCAGATTCACTTGCACTAAGGCTTAAAAACAGAGCTATTGAAACTCCGGATGAAGTTGCATATATCTATCTTGATGAAAACGACAGTGAAAAGTTTACCTTTAAGCAGATATACGAAGCAGCTTCTAAGTACGCTGGGTTTCTTAAGAACAGAGGAGTCGGAAAAAATGACAAATGCATTCTGGCTTTCAGACAGAACATAGAAGTAGTTTATGCGTTTTTCGGCTGCACTATGCTAGGAGCATCCGCTGTTCCGCTTGATTTTCCTTATAAGGATGCTGATTTTGAAAAAACCGGAAGAATAATAAGCAGGTGCAAAGCAAAATGCATACTTACCAATGATACAGAGTCAGAAAATCTTAAAATGATATCTGAAAAAATGTATGATTCGATTCCGGTATACAGTTTTTCAATGTCTTCAGGCAGCGTACCTGTAAATGAAGTGGTTTTCGGTGATGCCGCACTTCTGCAGTTTACATCCGGTTCCACAAGTGAACCTAAGGGTGTTGTTGTAACCAACGAATCACTGAGTGCTAATATGCGGGAAATTGAAAGCAAGATGCATTTTGTCAGATCAGACAAGTGGGTAAGCTGGCTTCCTTATCATCACGACATGGGACTTATAGCAGGACTTCTTACAAGTGTTTACAGCAACATTACTAATATCTTTATGTCTCCGCTTATATTCAAAAAAGACCCGATGAAATGGTTCAGAGCGATCAGTGAATTCGGAGGAACTCATACAGTAGCCCCTAATTTCGCATTTGAACTTCTCTGTACACTGCTGAAGAAGAATCTTGATGCCGGAAATCCGGATAAGATCTCTCTTGCTTCAATGAAATCCATGCTGAGCGGATCCGAACCTGTACGTTTCAGTACATTTATAACATTTCTTGATCTGGCGAAGAAATTCGGCATGAGAGATGATATCATCAGGACTGGATACGGACTGGCTGAGGCGACCCTTGTTCTCACAGTAAACGATATTGATGATCCTATAGGATGGGTAAAGGCTGATAAAGAGGCACTTTCAAGAAATATCGTAAAGATAGAAGAGAGCGGACGTCTTTGCGGCAGTATAGCTGTCGAAGATGAAAACGACAGTTCATATACATACCTCATAGGAAACGGAGTACCGATAGAGAATAATCAGGTGTTTATTACTGATTCGGACGGAGAGATACTTCCTGAACTCCGTATCGGTGAGATATGTGCAGCCGGACCTACTCTGGCAGAAGGGTACTGGGATTCTGAAGAAGCTACAGAAGCAGTGTATAAGAAAGACAGAAACGGCCGAAGAGTTCTTCACACCGGTGACGCAGGTTTCTGGGGCGAAGACGGTGAGCTTTATGTTACCGGACGTTTCAAAGATCTTATAGTTATTCACGGTGCGAACTATTATCCTGCTGATATTGAAGAAGTAGCATCCGGCAGCGATTCGGCACTTAGTTATGCTGCGTGTGCATTCTCGGCTTCGGACAGTGAAGAAAACAGCCTTGTTATAATTCAGGAAATAAAGAATGAAAATATTACTTCAGAAAAGGTGAAAGCTGCAGCAGAAAATATCAGAAAAGCAGTTCTTTCCACTTTTTCTCTTCCTGTAAAAAGCGTCGTAATCGTAAAAGAAAACTCAATTCCGAGAACGCAGAGTGATAAAATACAGCACAAGAAAACTAAAGAATTATATCTTTCTGACGGACTTGAAAAAGTAGTTTATGTTCTGGAACCAAAGGAGAGCGGCAGTCTTTCAGATGCGGTGATCAGAAGCGAGGATGATCTGAAGAAAATCATTATTTCCGAGGTCGCTGAAGCAACAGGTGTTCCTCAGGATAAAACTGATGCCGACATGCCTTTTATGCAGATGGGTATCAATTCCGAGATGTCAGTGAGCATAGTTGAAAAGTTCAATACAATTCCGAATGTCAAGCTTGATATAGCTGATATATTTAACCACAACACCGTGAACAGTTTTGCATCATATCTTTACAGTAAATTTATAGCTAAGAAAGATAACGATAAAGATCTTGATGCACTTGATGAAGATGAACTTGCTGAGCTGCTTGCGGCAGAACTTGATTAA